The window ACACTTAAAGAACTTAGGGTTTAAAGCTTGAGTGTATTGAAGAATACACTTATTGTATTCTTCAATACGTATCCTAAATACACAGCAATACACTATGAAAACAAGTACAAAATACAGTGTTAGTGATGCAGCCACACTGTATAAGAAATCTCGTGCTACACTTTATAAAGATATAAAAAATGGGGTGTTAAGTCGTGATCATGATGGCTCTATCGACTTCTCTGAGTTACTCCGCGTTTATGGTGAACCTTTTAGTGGAAAACACTCAAAACACACTGATACGTCTCCAACACAAACTATAAATACACCTGAATACACAGACAATACAGTTATTGAACTAAAGAATCAGATCGATTTTCTAAAGAAACAGTTAGAAAAAGCAGAAGATCGCGAAGCTAAAGCAAATTCTCGTATTGATACATTACTTACCCTAATTGAAATGAAGCCAACTCAGGTTCATCCCACACCAACTTCAGATCAATCTTCAGTGCAATCTAGTCCATCTCAAGTAGAACCTACATTGAATGTAGATAACGACAAACATGACGGATTGACTACTCCGGAGCAGACGGAAAATAAGCGTATTCCGGTGCCGGAGCCGGTTGAACCGGAGCAGCCGAAAAGAGGGTGGTTAAGCCGGTTTTTCTTGCCGAATGGCTAAGGGTACTATTCAACTGAGCTAATCAAAGTTGTAAGGATTTGATTAAAGAATAGCCATATTACGTGAAAGATCACAAAAAAAAGCCCGTACAGGGATGTTCGGGCAAAACTAGGGAACTACAGCATTGATTTCTAAGGTAAATTATATCACGTTTCGTATAACGTGTATTATGTTAATTTTAGGTAAATTTAAAAATGAACTTTTAAATTTTTACCAGGCGAAACTTACTCCTAAACTACTACTAGATGAATCATGATCCGCAATAGCGAAAGATCCAGAAGAAAATATATTTTCATTAATTTTTATAGTTGCACCAACAGCCATTGCATTTTTACTTCCATAGTTACCAATACCAATACTTACTGCATAGTTTTTACTTCCATCAATCACTGCTGGTATCCGTGATTGAGCCGCTGCTAATGCACCTACACTATCAAGTTTTGTGTCAAT is drawn from Acinetobacter piscicola and contains these coding sequences:
- a CDS encoding plasmid replication DNA-binding protein; protein product: MKTSTKYSVSDAATLYKKSRATLYKDIKNGVLSRDHDGSIDFSELLRVYGEPFSGKHSKHTDTSPTQTINTPEYTDNTVIELKNQIDFLKKQLEKAEDREAKANSRIDTLLTLIEMKPTQVHPTPTSDQSSVQSSPSQVEPTLNVDNDKHDGLTTPEQTENKRIPVPEPVEPEQPKRGWLSRFFLPNG